The following proteins come from a genomic window of Mucinivorans hirudinis:
- a CDS encoding Phosphoribosylaminoimidazole carboxylase catalytic subunit: MIIFFVILWARKIAFVAVGKRVIESIKNMKAKVSIIMGSTSDMKVMEEAAKFFDQMEIPFEINALSAHRTPDMVLDFARAAHTRGIKVIIAGAGGAAHLPGVIAALTPLPVIGVPVKSSNSIDGWDSILSILQMPAGIPVATVALDGAKNAAILATQIIGTGEESIQQKVIAFKEDMKSKIVKANEELAGVQFKFRV; encoded by the coding sequence ATGATTATTTTTTTTGTAATTTTGTGGGCGCGAAAGATAGCTTTTGTAGCTGTTGGTAAAAGAGTAATAGAATCTATAAAAAATATGAAGGCAAAAGTATCAATAATAATGGGCAGCACTTCGGATATGAAGGTTATGGAGGAGGCTGCAAAATTTTTCGACCAAATGGAGATTCCATTTGAAATTAACGCCCTCTCGGCGCATCGCACCCCCGATATGGTGCTTGATTTTGCACGCGCGGCACACACACGCGGCATCAAGGTTATCATCGCCGGAGCAGGCGGAGCGGCACACCTTCCGGGGGTAATTGCGGCACTTACACCGCTACCCGTGATTGGCGTTCCTGTGAAGTCGAGCAACTCGATAGACGGCTGGGATTCAATCCTTTCCATCTTGCAAATGCCCGCAGGTATCCCCGTGGCTACGGTTGCTTTGGACGGTGCGAAGAATGCGGCTATCCTCGCTACGCAAATCATCGGTACGGGCGAGGAGTCTATTCAGCAGAAAGTTATTGCCTTCAAGGAAGATATGAAGAGTAAGATAGTAAAGGCTAACGAAGAGTTAGCAGGAGTTCAATTTAAGTTTCGTGTGTGA
- a CDS encoding Ribonuclease HI-related protein 3, giving the protein MCRPTHGIATDGAHSTKNRLTRYRAVDISTGEELFSVSLGLQTINIGEFLGVVEAVKYIIANGYSPRTIYTDSTTAIAWFKAKRTASKKRNPALQKAEVFLKAFAAEVETIEVLHWDNREWGEIPADYGEK; this is encoded by the coding sequence ATGTGCCGACCCACTCACGGAATAGCCACAGACGGCGCTCACTCCACCAAAAACAGATTAACCCGATACAGAGCTGTGGATATATCCACGGGCGAAGAGCTGTTCAGCGTGTCTCTGGGTCTTCAGACTATTAATATAGGAGAGTTCTTGGGAGTAGTCGAAGCGGTCAAATACATTATCGCAAACGGCTACTCTCCACGAACCATCTATACCGATAGCACCACAGCAATAGCGTGGTTTAAAGCAAAGCGCACAGCCTCTAAGAAACGCAATCCTGCACTTCAAAAAGCGGAGGTGTTTCTGAAAGCCTTTGCCGCAGAGGTCGAGACTATTGAAGTTCTACATTGGGATAATAGAGAGTGGGGTGAGATTCCGGCAGACTACGGCGAAAAGTAA
- a CDS encoding Formylglycine-generating sulphatase domain containing protein — translation MCAGGIIDKFVTEMLFVEGGSFEMGSDKRIDTMPMREVTLSDYFMSKYPVTQAQWVEVMGYNPSDFDEDGNDVLFVSRDRIEAIGGEFAIELPEETAGSIPIGYVPKDIVDECPVVNVSWGECVEFCNALNKRYGHKPTYVRCGSGFKWMKGRRGFRLPTEAEWEFAARARRRSNGFLYSGSNKIDAVGWTGDNSGEYCHRVGELMPNELGLYDMSGNVYEWCWDRYGLYSERDNINPCGSVRGRNRVLRGGSFAWHEDCCAVFYRLNRAPSTIVDDYGFRLVFSM, via the coding sequence ATGTGTGCAGGTGGAATAATAGATAAATTTGTTACTGAAATGCTTTTTGTGGAGGGCGGTTCGTTTGAGATGGGAAGTGACAAACGTATTGACACAATGCCTATGCGTGAGGTAACGCTGTCGGATTATTTCATGAGTAAATATCCCGTAACTCAAGCCCAATGGGTGGAGGTTATGGGATATAATCCGTCTGATTTCGATGAGGATGGAAACGATGTGTTGTTTGTTTCGCGAGACCGGATAGAAGCGATTGGGGGCGAATTTGCCATCGAATTACCGGAAGAAACAGCCGGCTCTATTCCGATTGGGTATGTGCCGAAGGATATTGTCGACGAGTGTCCGGTGGTGAATGTTTCTTGGGGTGAGTGCGTGGAGTTTTGCAATGCCTTGAACAAACGATATGGCCACAAGCCTACCTATGTGAGATGTGGATCAGGTTTTAAATGGATGAAAGGAAGAAGAGGTTTTCGTTTGCCGACCGAGGCAGAGTGGGAATTTGCTGCAAGAGCCAGGCGTAGGAGTAACGGTTTTCTCTATTCGGGAAGCAATAAGATTGATGCGGTGGGGTGGACAGGCGACAACAGTGGTGAGTATTGTCATCGCGTTGGCGAACTGATGCCAAATGAGTTGGGATTGTATGATATGAGCGGCAATGTGTATGAATGGTGTTGGGATCGGTATGGGTTGTATTCGGAGCGGGATAATATCAATCCGTGCGGTTCGGTCAGAGGACGGAATCGGGTGCTTAGAGGAGGCAGCTTTGCTTGGCATGAGGATTGTTGCGCGGTGTTTTATCGCCTGAACAGAGCACCTTCTACTATTGTTGACGATTATGGGTTTCGTCTTGTTTTTTCTATGTAG
- a CDS encoding Mobile element protein has product MIPPEQSANFVANMERVLDVYKQPYNEEYPVVCMDESPKQLIEEVASIPMKPGQDARVDYEYIRHGTVNIFIANEPLTGRRIVDVTDFKTKADWAKFIKKISDEYPTAKKIKLVMDNFKTHDGSAFYEIFPPEQAKELWDRFEFILTPKHGSWLNMAEIELHVLNGQCLNRHIPTKEKVIAEVEAWQNHRNNANLKINWQFTNEDARIKLKKLYPSIQN; this is encoded by the coding sequence GTGATTCCGCCTGAGCAGAGTGCTAATTTTGTGGCTAATATGGAGCGAGTGTTGGATGTTTATAAGCAGCCCTATAATGAAGAGTATCCGGTTGTTTGTATGGACGAGTCGCCAAAGCAGCTAATTGAAGAAGTTGCATCAATTCCAATGAAACCGGGGCAGGATGCAAGAGTAGATTATGAATACATTAGGCACGGAACGGTAAATATATTCATTGCCAATGAACCCCTTACAGGTAGGAGAATAGTGGATGTTACGGATTTTAAGACAAAAGCAGATTGGGCAAAATTCATCAAGAAAATATCTGATGAATATCCCACTGCCAAGAAGATAAAATTGGTTATGGATAACTTCAAAACTCACGATGGTTCTGCTTTTTATGAGATTTTTCCACCTGAGCAGGCAAAGGAGTTATGGGATAGATTTGAGTTTATTTTAACTCCCAAGCACGGCAGTTGGTTGAATATGGCAGAGATAGAGTTACACGTGCTCAATGGTCAGTGTTTGAATAGGCATATTCCTACCAAAGAAAAAGTTATCGCTGAGGTAGAAGCGTGGCAAAACCATCGAAATAACGCAAACTTGAAAATTAACTGGCAATTTACAAATGAAGATGCAAGAATAAAACTCAAAAAATTATATCCGTCAATTCAAAATTAA
- a CDS encoding Mobile element protein, translated as MIRYTIKLSAAEVAELQTIIKKGSHSAHSFRVAHILLSCDKGEFSDNKGITNESICKVLKIGARTIDRVKKRFVEEGFEEVLERRPSGQLYQKKVDGDLEAKIVALCCSEPPAGFSKWSLRMLSNKVVELQYVDYISHVSVSNVLKKTNLSLGK; from the coding sequence ATGATTCGTTACACTATCAAATTATCGGCAGCGGAGGTTGCCGAGCTTCAGACAATAATAAAAAAGGGAAGCCATAGTGCTCATTCTTTTCGTGTTGCTCATATTTTATTGAGTTGCGACAAGGGAGAATTTTCTGACAATAAAGGGATTACCAATGAGAGTATTTGTAAGGTTTTGAAGATTGGAGCAAGGACAATCGACAGAGTTAAGAAACGATTTGTCGAAGAAGGCTTTGAGGAGGTACTCGAACGTCGCCCTTCGGGTCAGCTCTATCAGAAAAAAGTAGATGGTGATTTAGAAGCCAAGATAGTAGCATTGTGTTGTAGCGAACCGCCAGCAGGATTTTCCAAATGGTCTTTGCGAATGCTTTCTAATAAAGTTGTTGAATTGCAGTATGTTGATTACATTTCACACGTTAGTGTGTCTAATGTATTAAAAAAAACGAACTTAAGCCTTGGAAAGTAA
- a CDS encoding Mobile element protein — MGATQISLAERREMVEKNHPRLSLVQQCILLNICRSGIYYASKGRASADELAVKAEIDRTYTKMPFYGVERMTEHLRKKGFTISPNPTST, encoded by the coding sequence GTGGGAGCTACTCAAATCTCGTTAGCCGAGCGTAGAGAGATGGTAGAAAAGAATCATCCTCGGCTGAGTTTAGTTCAGCAGTGCATATTGCTAAACATTTGCCGCAGTGGCATATACTATGCGAGCAAAGGAAGAGCAAGTGCAGATGAGCTTGCTGTTAAAGCAGAGATAGACCGCACCTATACCAAAATGCCTTTCTATGGTGTCGAGCGGATGACTGAACACTTGCGAAAGAAGGGTTTTACGATAAGCCCTAACCCAACTTCAACGTAA
- a CDS encoding Mobile element protein, which produces MRRYFRDMCISAIYPKPNTTWHNKEHKIYPYLLRGLTIDRVNQVWSTDITYIPMNGGYMYLCAIIDWHSRFVLAWGISNTHDSEFCQELLKEAIARYGKPEIFNTDQGSEFTAKEFVKILEENEIQISMDGKGRALDNIFVERLWRSVKYEYIYLSNPGSGKELYDGLTDYFRLYNTERLHQSLEYKTPSEVYMTAA; this is translated from the coding sequence GTGCGTCGTTACTTTCGGGATATGTGCATCAGTGCTATCTACCCCAAGCCTAACACCACGTGGCATAATAAGGAGCATAAGATATACCCCTATCTATTGCGAGGATTAACTATTGACAGGGTAAATCAGGTTTGGAGTACCGACATCACCTATATCCCAATGAATGGAGGTTATATGTACCTGTGCGCCATCATTGATTGGCATTCACGCTTTGTGTTGGCTTGGGGGATAAGCAATACCCACGATAGCGAGTTCTGCCAAGAGTTGCTCAAAGAGGCTATTGCCAGATACGGCAAGCCGGAGATATTCAACACCGACCAAGGGAGTGAGTTCACGGCCAAGGAGTTCGTTAAGATACTTGAAGAAAATGAGATACAGATAAGTATGGACGGTAAAGGTAGGGCTTTGGATAATATTTTTGTCGAAAGGTTGTGGCGCAGCGTAAAATATGAGTATATTTACCTGTCGAACCCCGGCAGCGGCAAAGAGTTATATGATGGCTTGACTGACTATTTTCGTCTTTACAACACCGAAAGGCTACATCAATCGCTTGAATACAAGACTCCGAGTGAGGTCTATATGACGGCGGCATAG
- a CDS encoding Integrase gives MFTINIKGKANPKDPQLVKLELIFFKTGYARVSKVVNITGSITDWDSQTQRFKSKGAEATEKNKRLLELKAKYLKVAEEWEEQGSAWAPVQWSHCFDTALHQSKESKVLSVSQAIEIIVERKLSKERIKNGKVLTSVGTAKNYRDLMTTLSQFTKQKYNRALSTYYFNEITEEFVSDYAFFLQKRGLENGNNAALESRLRRFYGLFYYADKMNIPDIDFSIFEQVRANMKPKEFAPKTLPREVITQIENVDRTLFTRLEIFYIDLFLFSFYTGGMANIDVAYLTWDCVDDDGRLEYERIKFPKKARIKLNDKARAIIEYNTSLSSDSFCICLR, from the coding sequence ATGTTTACTATTAACATCAAGGGTAAAGCTAACCCAAAAGATCCTCAGCTAGTAAAGCTGGAACTCATATTCTTCAAAACAGGATATGCCAGAGTATCTAAAGTCGTCAACATTACCGGTTCTATTACAGACTGGGACTCACAGACGCAACGTTTCAAATCAAAAGGTGCAGAAGCTACCGAAAAGAACAAACGGCTACTTGAACTGAAAGCAAAGTATCTGAAAGTAGCTGAAGAGTGGGAAGAGCAAGGCTCAGCTTGGGCTCCGGTTCAATGGTCTCATTGCTTCGATACGGCACTCCATCAGAGCAAGGAGTCAAAAGTCCTCTCGGTTAGCCAAGCGATAGAGATTATCGTTGAGCGTAAGTTGAGCAAAGAGAGAATCAAAAACGGAAAGGTGCTGACCAGTGTCGGAACAGCAAAGAACTATCGTGATTTGATGACTACTCTGAGCCAATTCACCAAGCAGAAATATAATAGAGCCTTATCGACCTATTACTTCAATGAAATCACTGAGGAGTTTGTAAGCGACTATGCATTCTTTCTGCAAAAACGAGGCTTGGAGAATGGTAATAATGCTGCTTTAGAGTCTCGCCTGAGACGATTCTACGGTTTGTTCTACTATGCAGACAAGATGAATATCCCTGATATAGATTTCTCCATCTTTGAGCAGGTACGAGCAAATATGAAGCCCAAGGAGTTTGCACCTAAAACTTTGCCTCGTGAAGTGATTACCCAGATCGAGAACGTAGACAGAACCCTTTTTACCCGTCTGGAGATATTCTATATTGACTTGTTTCTATTCAGCTTCTACACAGGCGGTATGGCTAATATTGATGTTGCCTACCTTACTTGGGATTGCGTGGACGATGACGGGAGATTGGAGTATGAGCGTATCAAATTTCCGAAAAAAGCTCGGATAAAACTCAATGACAAGGCACGAGCCATAATCGAGTATAATACTTCCCTCTCTTCGGACAGTTTTTGTATCTGCTTAAGATAG
- a CDS encoding SusC/RagA family TonB-linked outer membrane protein: MKQKLIMFVSFLFFGIVLAFAQMKEVKGTVVDEQGEPVIGATIQVKGEKSKVTVTDIDGKFKISAPPDAIIVVSFVGMKTMEVKAAPTLNITLQTDAKMLQDIVVTGMVSTDKRLFTGAADRLSASDVKIDGMADISRGLEGRSAGVSIQNISGTFGTAPKIRVRGATSIYGNSKPLWVVDGVIQDNVVDVGTDNLSSGDAITLISSAIAGLNPDDIESFQILKDGSATSIYGAKAMAGVIVITTKKGRKGVSTFSYTGEFTTRLKPNYRTFNIMNSQDQMGIYQELQEKGWLNFASVHRASNSGVYGRMYHLTHSYNPVTGQFGLPNTPQARVAYLQQAEYRNTDWFDLLFSNEVLMNHSVSMSTGTNKSQSYISLSMMDDPGWMKQSKVSRYTANLNNTYNITEQLSFTGIANASYREQQAPGTMGQSSDPVGGSVSRHFDINPYSYALNTSRTLDPDVNYTRNYADFNIFNELKNNNIQLNIVDLKFQGELIWKHKSGLHLNLLGALKYSSVSQVHQIKDMSNQAMAYRAMGDATITLRNPWLYKDPDKTNTLPQTVLPKGGFYNKKEYRMLSYDLRLSATFNKNFNDTHILNSYAGAEVNSQDRSSDWFDGWGMQYSNGELPFFDYMSFKRMRESNTNYYGIDNTHNRQIAFFATGTYSYMGKYTLTGTLRYEGTNRLGRARSARWLPTWNVALAWNMHEEKFFQNLKPALSHFTLKASYSLTADAGPSWVTNSNVVITSYNPWRPSANVGESGLSIDDLENANLTYEKKHELNIGVDIGFLNNRINLAVDWYRRNNFDLIGWVATQGAGGQVNRMGNVATMKSNGFEFTLTSRNIENPNFKWSTNLIFGLSKTEVTELKTRTRMLDLISGSGFAKVGYPHRSLFSIPFTGLDNQGFPIFEMADDRNEKVVIKRDSYSSLDFQQRENLDFLKYEGPTDPTITGSLSNMFSYKNWRLNVFITYSAGNKVRLDPVFSAAYGDLDATPKEFKNRWRVVGDESKTDIPVIASSRHPRQHSGLNRGYNAYNYSTVRVADGGFVRMKEISLQYSLPSALLSRGVLSSASLKLTATNLFLIYADKKLNGQDPEFFRSGGVSSPVPQQFTLTLRLGF, encoded by the coding sequence ATGAAACAAAAATTAATTATGTTTGTTTCCTTCCTTTTTTTCGGAATAGTGTTAGCTTTCGCTCAAATGAAAGAGGTTAAGGGAACTGTAGTTGATGAACAGGGTGAGCCTGTCATCGGTGCCACCATCCAGGTCAAGGGGGAGAAATCAAAGGTAACGGTCACCGACATCGATGGTAAGTTCAAAATTTCAGCTCCGCCGGATGCTATTATAGTGGTTTCGTTTGTCGGGATGAAGACTATGGAGGTGAAAGCCGCACCGACGCTTAACATAACCCTGCAAACGGATGCTAAGATGTTGCAAGACATTGTGGTAACAGGGATGGTGTCCACCGATAAGAGGCTCTTTACGGGGGCGGCAGACAGACTTTCCGCATCTGACGTGAAGATAGACGGTATGGCAGATATAAGCAGGGGGCTGGAGGGGCGCTCCGCCGGTGTCTCCATACAGAACATCTCGGGCACATTTGGTACTGCTCCAAAAATTCGTGTGCGTGGAGCCACCTCCATTTACGGAAACTCTAAACCTTTGTGGGTGGTAGATGGTGTCATACAGGATAACGTGGTTGATGTCGGCACTGACAATCTCTCCTCCGGCGATGCCATAACGCTGATTAGTTCGGCGATAGCAGGGCTCAATCCCGATGATATTGAGAGTTTTCAGATTCTCAAAGATGGTTCGGCAACCTCCATCTACGGTGCTAAGGCTATGGCAGGGGTTATTGTGATTACCACCAAGAAGGGCAGGAAAGGTGTAAGTACTTTTTCCTATACGGGAGAATTTACAACTCGACTTAAACCCAATTACCGCACATTCAACATTATGAACTCTCAAGATCAAATGGGTATCTATCAGGAGTTACAGGAAAAGGGGTGGTTGAATTTCGCATCTGTACATAGGGCTTCAAATAGCGGTGTATATGGACGAATGTACCATCTTACCCACTCCTATAATCCCGTGACCGGGCAGTTTGGTTTGCCCAACACCCCTCAGGCGAGAGTTGCATATTTACAACAAGCTGAATACAGGAACACAGATTGGTTCGATCTTCTTTTCAGTAACGAGGTGTTGATGAACCATTCGGTGAGTATGTCTACGGGAACTAATAAATCTCAATCATACATTTCTCTGAGTATGATGGATGACCCGGGATGGATGAAACAGAGTAAAGTATCACGTTATACAGCAAATTTGAATAATACTTACAATATCACAGAGCAATTATCCTTCACAGGAATTGCCAACGCGTCTTATCGTGAGCAGCAGGCTCCGGGCACAATGGGTCAAAGTAGCGATCCTGTGGGGGGATCGGTTTCTCGCCACTTCGATATAAATCCATATTCGTATGCCCTAAATACATCGCGGACATTGGACCCCGATGTTAATTATACGCGTAATTATGCGGACTTTAATATATTTAATGAGCTCAAAAACAACAATATTCAATTAAATATTGTTGATTTGAAGTTTCAGGGAGAACTTATTTGGAAACATAAATCAGGTCTTCATCTGAATCTTTTGGGAGCATTGAAATACTCTTCGGTTTCGCAAGTCCACCAAATCAAGGATATGTCCAACCAAGCTATGGCCTATCGGGCGATGGGGGATGCCACCATAACCCTTAGGAACCCGTGGCTCTATAAAGACCCGGATAAGACAAATACTCTGCCACAGACAGTGTTGCCCAAGGGTGGATTCTACAACAAGAAGGAATATCGGATGCTCAGCTACGACTTACGTCTGTCAGCCACATTCAACAAAAATTTCAATGACACCCACATTCTGAACTCTTATGCGGGTGCAGAGGTCAATTCTCAGGATCGCAGTAGTGATTGGTTTGATGGTTGGGGTATGCAATACTCCAATGGTGAACTTCCTTTTTTCGATTATATGAGTTTCAAAAGGATGAGAGAGAGCAACACCAACTATTATGGAATTGACAACACGCACAACCGACAGATTGCGTTTTTTGCCACCGGAACATATTCATATATGGGGAAATACACGCTGACCGGTACTCTCCGCTACGAGGGGACTAACCGTTTGGGTAGAGCTCGTTCGGCGCGTTGGTTGCCCACGTGGAATGTAGCCCTAGCTTGGAATATGCACGAGGAGAAATTCTTCCAAAATCTCAAACCTGCACTTTCTCATTTCACTCTAAAGGCTTCCTATTCGCTTACTGCCGATGCAGGACCATCTTGGGTGACCAACTCTAACGTGGTCATAACCAGCTATAACCCGTGGCGTCCTTCGGCAAATGTAGGCGAGTCTGGGCTGAGCATTGACGATTTGGAAAATGCCAACCTCACCTACGAGAAAAAACACGAGTTGAATATCGGTGTCGATATTGGATTTTTGAACAATCGCATAAATTTGGCTGTCGACTGGTATAGAAGAAACAACTTCGACCTGATAGGTTGGGTTGCCACACAAGGTGCCGGCGGACAGGTGAATCGTATGGGTAACGTGGCGACTATGAAGTCAAACGGTTTTGAGTTTACCCTTACGTCGAGAAATATTGAAAATCCCAATTTTAAGTGGAGCACAAACCTCATCTTCGGATTAAGCAAGACTGAGGTGACTGAACTTAAAACGCGCACCCGTATGCTTGACCTCATCTCCGGCAGCGGATTTGCCAAAGTCGGCTATCCTCATAGGAGTTTGTTCTCTATCCCATTCACGGGGCTTGACAACCAAGGATTTCCAATTTTCGAGATGGCGGACGACAGAAATGAGAAGGTTGTCATTAAAAGAGACAGCTATAGTTCACTGGACTTTCAGCAGCGGGAGAATTTGGATTTCCTCAAATATGAAGGACCGACCGACCCAACCATCACCGGAAGTTTGTCAAATATGTTCTCTTATAAAAATTGGAGATTGAATGTATTCATCACCTACTCTGCCGGCAATAAAGTGCGCTTAGATCCTGTTTTCAGCGCCGCATACGGTGACCTTGACGCAACACCGAAAGAGTTCAAAAATAGATGGCGAGTCGTCGGAGATGAGAGTAAGACAGACATTCCTGTTATCGCATCCTCAAGACACCCTCGCCAACATTCGGGTCTGAATAGGGGCTACAATGCCTATAACTATTCAACGGTTCGCGTTGCCGATGGGGGATTTGTTCGTATGAAGGAGATATCTCTTCAATACTCTCTACCTAGTGCTTTGTTGTCTAGGGGGGTGTTGAGTTCTGCCTCTTTGAAACTGACGGCAACTAATCTTTTCCTTATCTATGCCGACAAAAAACTCAACGGACAGGATCCCGAGTTTTTCCGTTCCGGAGGTGTCTCTTCTCCTGTACCTCAGCAGTTTACTCTCACGCTACGTTTGGGTTTCTAA